The following are from one region of the Streptomyces changanensis genome:
- a CDS encoding ABC transporter permease, which yields MSTETQIHNIGYRKYDGPRLGRAYARRSLFAQSLRGAYGLGRSAKSKVLPMILLGVMCVPALIIVAVAVVAKSASLGVDYTRYAIIMQLVIALYVASQAPQSVSRDLRFRSIPLYFSRPIERADYVLAKYAAMASALFILTALPLVLLYAGALLAKMDFSEQTEGFAQGVASVALLSLLFGGIGLLLAALTPRRGFGVAAVIAALFISYGAVTTVQAIAWGTDNTAAVTWLGLFSPITLIDGVQTAFLGATTSFPGGAGPGTGAGVVYLLVVLGLIAGSYAGLMLRYRKAGL from the coding sequence ATGAGCACCGAGACGCAGATCCACAACATCGGGTACCGCAAGTACGACGGTCCCCGCCTCGGCCGCGCCTACGCGCGCAGGTCCCTGTTCGCGCAGTCCCTGCGCGGCGCCTACGGGCTGGGCCGCAGCGCCAAGTCCAAGGTGCTGCCGATGATCCTGCTGGGCGTCATGTGCGTACCGGCGCTGATCATCGTCGCGGTCGCCGTGGTCGCCAAGTCCGCCTCCCTGGGCGTCGACTACACGCGCTACGCGATCATCATGCAGCTGGTCATCGCGCTGTACGTGGCCTCCCAGGCGCCCCAGTCCGTCTCGCGGGACCTGCGCTTCAGGAGCATCCCGCTGTACTTCTCCCGCCCCATCGAACGGGCCGACTACGTCCTCGCCAAGTACGCGGCCATGGCGTCGGCGCTCTTCATCCTCACCGCGCTCCCGCTGGTCCTGCTCTACGCGGGCGCCCTGCTGGCCAAGATGGACTTCTCCGAGCAGACCGAGGGCTTCGCCCAGGGGGTGGCTTCCGTGGCCCTGCTGTCGCTCCTGTTCGGTGGCATCGGCCTGCTGCTGGCCGCGCTGACGCCGCGCCGCGGCTTCGGCGTCGCGGCGGTCATCGCCGCGCTGTTCATCTCGTACGGCGCCGTCACCACCGTCCAGGCCATCGCCTGGGGCACGGACAACACGGCCGCCGTGACCTGGCTCGGCCTGTTCTCGCCGATCACGCTCATCGACGGCGTGCAGACCGCCTTCCTCGGCGCCACGACGTCCTTCCCGGGCGGCGCCGGACCCGGCACCGGTGCGGGCGTGGTCTACCTGCTGGTCGTCCTCGGGCTCATCGCCGGCTCCTACGCCGGCCTGATGCTCCGCTACCGGAAGGCCGGCCTGTGA
- a CDS encoding ABC transporter ATP-binding protein → MSTLTIDHASRWFGNVVAVNDVTMTIGPGVTGLLGPNGAGKSTLINMMGGFLAPSTGSVTLDGQAIWRNESVYRHIGVVPEREAMYDFLTGRDFVLANAELHGLGAAEAQRALATVEMEYAQDRRISTYSKGMRQRVKMASALVHDPSVLLLDEPFNGMDPRQRMQLMDLLRRMGAAGRTVLFSSHILEEVEQLASHIEVIVAGRHAASGDFRRIRRLMTDRPHRYLVRSSDDRALAAALIADPSTAGIEVDVREGALRIQAVDFGRFTELLPKVARAHSIRLLTVSPSDESLESVFSYLVAA, encoded by the coding sequence ATGAGCACTCTCACCATCGACCACGCGTCGCGCTGGTTCGGCAACGTCGTCGCCGTCAACGACGTCACCATGACGATCGGCCCCGGCGTGACCGGCCTCCTCGGCCCCAACGGCGCCGGCAAGTCCACGCTCATCAACATGATGGGCGGGTTCCTCGCCCCCTCCACCGGCTCGGTCACCCTCGACGGCCAGGCGATCTGGCGGAACGAGTCCGTCTACCGCCACATCGGCGTCGTGCCGGAGCGGGAGGCCATGTACGACTTCCTCACCGGACGCGACTTCGTCCTCGCCAACGCCGAACTGCACGGCCTCGGCGCGGCGGAGGCGCAGCGCGCCCTCGCGACCGTCGAGATGGAGTACGCGCAGGACCGGCGGATCTCCACGTACAGCAAGGGCATGCGGCAGCGGGTGAAGATGGCGTCCGCGCTGGTGCACGACCCGTCGGTGCTCCTCCTCGACGAGCCGTTCAACGGCATGGACCCGCGCCAGCGCATGCAGCTGATGGACCTGCTGCGGCGGATGGGCGCCGCGGGCCGCACCGTCCTGTTCTCCTCGCACATCCTGGAGGAGGTCGAGCAGCTCGCCTCGCACATCGAGGTCATCGTCGCCGGACGGCACGCGGCGAGCGGCGACTTCCGCCGCATCCGCCGCCTGATGACCGACCGCCCGCACCGCTACCTGGTCCGCTCCAGCGACGACCGGGCCCTGGCCGCCGCGCTCATCGCCGACCCGTCGACGGCCGGCATCGAGGTCGACGTCCGGGAGGGCGCCCTGCGGATCCAGGCCGTCGACTTCGGCCGGTTCACGGAGCTGCTGCCGAAGGTCGCCCGCGCGCACTCCATCCGGCTGTTGACGGTCTCGCCCTCGGACGAGTCCCTCGAGTCGGTCTTCTCGTACCTCGTCGCGGCCTGA